The Diospyros lotus cultivar Yz01 chromosome 15, ASM1463336v1, whole genome shotgun sequence genome has a window encoding:
- the LOC127791383 gene encoding rust resistance kinase Lr10-like isoform X2 — MSSSDVLVPVIAGISVICCFCAKRVRRAIVSDLRAAIAQPAPGSVVQAPGHVVHSELRATVAQPASGSMVQAPGHVVHSELRAAVAQPAPGNYVVQAPGHVVHVWEVDAPTMERFLEDLAKEKPIRFTVQELCTFTSNYSTRLGSGGFGIVYKGQLPNRVKIAVKVLNRNSVGRAEEQFMAEVTTIGRTYHRNLVRLYGFCFDEFTSALVYEYMENGSLDKYLFNDTQAIEEWEKLREIAIGTAKGIAYLHEECQQRIIHYDIKPGNVLLDKKFTPKVADFGLAMLCDIDSTHVSVSGYRGTRGYSAPEFELRNFRITHKCDVYSFGMLLFEIIGRRRNARRGSTDSLDWFPKQVWEEYEKGKLAAMLSGCWNEEKDREQVEKAAMVALWCVQGSPDDRPSMSEVVKMLEGGVEVMPPSKPFHYWLSISVTRPDARTL, encoded by the exons ATGTCTTCATCTGATG TGTTAGTGCCAGTAATTGCAGGCATTAGCGTGATCTGTTGTTTTTGTGCCAAGAGAGTAAGAAGAGCCATTGTTTCAGATCTGAGAGCAGCTATTGCTCAGCCAGCCCCGGGTTCTGTGGTTCAAGCCCCAGGTCATGTGGTTCATTCAGAACTGAGAGCAACTGTTGCTCAGCCAGCCTCGGGTTCTATGGTTCAAGCCCCAGGTCATGTGGTTCATTCAGAACTGAGAGCAGCTGTTGCTCAGCCAGCCCCGGGTAATTATGTGGTTCAAGCCCCAGGTCACGTGGTTCATGTGTGGGAAGTTGATGCTCCGACAATGGAGAGGTTCCTCGAAGACCTGGCAAAGGAGAAACCGATCAGATTCACAGTCCAAGAACTGTGTACCTTCACTTCCAATTACTCCACAAGGTTGGGTTCTGGAGGCTTTGGCATTGTCTATAAAGGACAGTTGCCAAATAGGGTTAAAATTGCAGTAAAAGTCCTCAATAGGAACTCAGTTGGAAGAGCTGAGGAGCAATTCATGGCTGAGGTGACCACCATTGGAAGAACTTACCATAGAAATCTGGTCAGGCTTTATGGTTTTTGCTTTGATGAATTCACGAGTGCACTAGTTTATGAGTACATGGAGAACGGATCATTGGACAAGTACCTGTTCAATGATACGCAAGCAATTGAAGAGTGGGAAAAGCTACGTGAAATTGCAATCGGAACAGCAAAAGGCATCGCCTACCTGCACGAAGAGTGCCAGCAGCGCATCATTCACTATGATATAAAGCCTGGAAATGTCCTCCTAGACAAAAAGTTTACCCCCAAGGTCGCTGATTTTGGGCTGGCAATGCTTTGCGACATAGATAGTACCCATGTATCTGTGTCTGGGTATCGAGGGACTCGCGGCTACTCAGCACCGGAATTTGAGCTCAGGAACTTCCGCATAACGCATAAATGCGATGTCTACAGCTTTGGGATGCTGTTATTCGAGATAATAGGGAGGAGGAGGAATGCCCGAAGAGGTTCCACGGACAGCTTGGATTGGTTTCCAAAACAAGTGTGGGAAGAGTACGAGAAAGGAAAGTTGGCTGCAATGTTGTCGGGGTGTTGGAATGAGGAGAAGGATAGGGAGCAAGTGGAGAAGGCGGCTATGGTGGCTCTGTGGTGCGTTCAGGGCTCTCCTGATGACAGGCCGTCGATGAGCGAGGTGGTGAAAATGCTGGAAGGCGGAGTGGAGGTGATGCCACCTTCGAAGCCATTCCATTACTGGTTATCTATTTCCGTGACTAGGCCTGATGCACGCACCCTCTAA
- the LOC127791383 gene encoding rust resistance kinase Lr10-like isoform X5 has translation MSSSDGISVICCFCAKRVRRAIVSDLRAAIAQPAPGSVVQAPGHVVHSELRATVAQPASGSMVQAPGHVVHSELRAAVAQPAPGNYVVQAPGHVVHVWEVDAPTMERFLEDLAKEKPIRFTVQELCTFTSNYSTRLGSGGFGIVYKGQLPNRVKIAVKVLNRNSVGRAEEQFMAEVTTIGRTYHRNLVRLYGFCFDEFTSALVYEYMENGSLDKYLFNDTQAIEEWEKLREIAIGTAKGIAYLHEECQQRIIHYDIKPGNVLLDKKFTPKVADFGLAMLCDIDSTHVSVSGYRGTRGYSAPEFELRNFRITHKCDVYSFGMLLFEIIGRRRNARRGSTDSLDWFPKQVWEEYEKGKLAAMLSGCWNEEKDREQVEKAAMVALWCVQGSPDDRPSMSEVVKMLEGGVEVMPPSKPFHYWLSISVTRPDARTL, from the exons ATGTCTTCATCTGATG GCATTAGCGTGATCTGTTGTTTTTGTGCCAAGAGAGTAAGAAGAGCCATTGTTTCAGATCTGAGAGCAGCTATTGCTCAGCCAGCCCCGGGTTCTGTGGTTCAAGCCCCAGGTCATGTGGTTCATTCAGAACTGAGAGCAACTGTTGCTCAGCCAGCCTCGGGTTCTATGGTTCAAGCCCCAGGTCATGTGGTTCATTCAGAACTGAGAGCAGCTGTTGCTCAGCCAGCCCCGGGTAATTATGTGGTTCAAGCCCCAGGTCACGTGGTTCATGTGTGGGAAGTTGATGCTCCGACAATGGAGAGGTTCCTCGAAGACCTGGCAAAGGAGAAACCGATCAGATTCACAGTCCAAGAACTGTGTACCTTCACTTCCAATTACTCCACAAGGTTGGGTTCTGGAGGCTTTGGCATTGTCTATAAAGGACAGTTGCCAAATAGGGTTAAAATTGCAGTAAAAGTCCTCAATAGGAACTCAGTTGGAAGAGCTGAGGAGCAATTCATGGCTGAGGTGACCACCATTGGAAGAACTTACCATAGAAATCTGGTCAGGCTTTATGGTTTTTGCTTTGATGAATTCACGAGTGCACTAGTTTATGAGTACATGGAGAACGGATCATTGGACAAGTACCTGTTCAATGATACGCAAGCAATTGAAGAGTGGGAAAAGCTACGTGAAATTGCAATCGGAACAGCAAAAGGCATCGCCTACCTGCACGAAGAGTGCCAGCAGCGCATCATTCACTATGATATAAAGCCTGGAAATGTCCTCCTAGACAAAAAGTTTACCCCCAAGGTCGCTGATTTTGGGCTGGCAATGCTTTGCGACATAGATAGTACCCATGTATCTGTGTCTGGGTATCGAGGGACTCGCGGCTACTCAGCACCGGAATTTGAGCTCAGGAACTTCCGCATAACGCATAAATGCGATGTCTACAGCTTTGGGATGCTGTTATTCGAGATAATAGGGAGGAGGAGGAATGCCCGAAGAGGTTCCACGGACAGCTTGGATTGGTTTCCAAAACAAGTGTGGGAAGAGTACGAGAAAGGAAAGTTGGCTGCAATGTTGTCGGGGTGTTGGAATGAGGAGAAGGATAGGGAGCAAGTGGAGAAGGCGGCTATGGTGGCTCTGTGGTGCGTTCAGGGCTCTCCTGATGACAGGCCGTCGATGAGCGAGGTGGTGAAAATGCTGGAAGGCGGAGTGGAGGTGATGCCACCTTCGAAGCCATTCCATTACTGGTTATCTATTTCCGTGACTAGGCCTGATGCACGCACCCTCTAA
- the LOC127791383 gene encoding rust resistance kinase Lr10-like isoform X4: MSSSDVIAGISVICCFCAKRVRRAIVSDLRAAIAQPAPGSVVQAPGHVVHSELRATVAQPASGSMVQAPGHVVHSELRAAVAQPAPGNYVVQAPGHVVHVWEVDAPTMERFLEDLAKEKPIRFTVQELCTFTSNYSTRLGSGGFGIVYKGQLPNRVKIAVKVLNRNSVGRAEEQFMAEVTTIGRTYHRNLVRLYGFCFDEFTSALVYEYMENGSLDKYLFNDTQAIEEWEKLREIAIGTAKGIAYLHEECQQRIIHYDIKPGNVLLDKKFTPKVADFGLAMLCDIDSTHVSVSGYRGTRGYSAPEFELRNFRITHKCDVYSFGMLLFEIIGRRRNARRGSTDSLDWFPKQVWEEYEKGKLAAMLSGCWNEEKDREQVEKAAMVALWCVQGSPDDRPSMSEVVKMLEGGVEVMPPSKPFHYWLSISVTRPDARTL, encoded by the exons ATGTCTTCATCTGATG TAATTGCAGGCATTAGCGTGATCTGTTGTTTTTGTGCCAAGAGAGTAAGAAGAGCCATTGTTTCAGATCTGAGAGCAGCTATTGCTCAGCCAGCCCCGGGTTCTGTGGTTCAAGCCCCAGGTCATGTGGTTCATTCAGAACTGAGAGCAACTGTTGCTCAGCCAGCCTCGGGTTCTATGGTTCAAGCCCCAGGTCATGTGGTTCATTCAGAACTGAGAGCAGCTGTTGCTCAGCCAGCCCCGGGTAATTATGTGGTTCAAGCCCCAGGTCACGTGGTTCATGTGTGGGAAGTTGATGCTCCGACAATGGAGAGGTTCCTCGAAGACCTGGCAAAGGAGAAACCGATCAGATTCACAGTCCAAGAACTGTGTACCTTCACTTCCAATTACTCCACAAGGTTGGGTTCTGGAGGCTTTGGCATTGTCTATAAAGGACAGTTGCCAAATAGGGTTAAAATTGCAGTAAAAGTCCTCAATAGGAACTCAGTTGGAAGAGCTGAGGAGCAATTCATGGCTGAGGTGACCACCATTGGAAGAACTTACCATAGAAATCTGGTCAGGCTTTATGGTTTTTGCTTTGATGAATTCACGAGTGCACTAGTTTATGAGTACATGGAGAACGGATCATTGGACAAGTACCTGTTCAATGATACGCAAGCAATTGAAGAGTGGGAAAAGCTACGTGAAATTGCAATCGGAACAGCAAAAGGCATCGCCTACCTGCACGAAGAGTGCCAGCAGCGCATCATTCACTATGATATAAAGCCTGGAAATGTCCTCCTAGACAAAAAGTTTACCCCCAAGGTCGCTGATTTTGGGCTGGCAATGCTTTGCGACATAGATAGTACCCATGTATCTGTGTCTGGGTATCGAGGGACTCGCGGCTACTCAGCACCGGAATTTGAGCTCAGGAACTTCCGCATAACGCATAAATGCGATGTCTACAGCTTTGGGATGCTGTTATTCGAGATAATAGGGAGGAGGAGGAATGCCCGAAGAGGTTCCACGGACAGCTTGGATTGGTTTCCAAAACAAGTGTGGGAAGAGTACGAGAAAGGAAAGTTGGCTGCAATGTTGTCGGGGTGTTGGAATGAGGAGAAGGATAGGGAGCAAGTGGAGAAGGCGGCTATGGTGGCTCTGTGGTGCGTTCAGGGCTCTCCTGATGACAGGCCGTCGATGAGCGAGGTGGTGAAAATGCTGGAAGGCGGAGTGGAGGTGATGCCACCTTCGAAGCCATTCCATTACTGGTTATCTATTTCCGTGACTAGGCCTGATGCACGCACCCTCTAA
- the LOC127791383 gene encoding rust resistance kinase Lr10-like isoform X6, producing the protein MSSSDDLRAAIAQPAPGSVVQAPGHVVHSELRATVAQPASGSMVQAPGHVVHSELRAAVAQPAPGNYVVQAPGHVVHVWEVDAPTMERFLEDLAKEKPIRFTVQELCTFTSNYSTRLGSGGFGIVYKGQLPNRVKIAVKVLNRNSVGRAEEQFMAEVTTIGRTYHRNLVRLYGFCFDEFTSALVYEYMENGSLDKYLFNDTQAIEEWEKLREIAIGTAKGIAYLHEECQQRIIHYDIKPGNVLLDKKFTPKVADFGLAMLCDIDSTHVSVSGYRGTRGYSAPEFELRNFRITHKCDVYSFGMLLFEIIGRRRNARRGSTDSLDWFPKQVWEEYEKGKLAAMLSGCWNEEKDREQVEKAAMVALWCVQGSPDDRPSMSEVVKMLEGGVEVMPPSKPFHYWLSISVTRPDARTL; encoded by the exons ATGTCTTCATCTGATG ATCTGAGAGCAGCTATTGCTCAGCCAGCCCCGGGTTCTGTGGTTCAAGCCCCAGGTCATGTGGTTCATTCAGAACTGAGAGCAACTGTTGCTCAGCCAGCCTCGGGTTCTATGGTTCAAGCCCCAGGTCATGTGGTTCATTCAGAACTGAGAGCAGCTGTTGCTCAGCCAGCCCCGGGTAATTATGTGGTTCAAGCCCCAGGTCACGTGGTTCATGTGTGGGAAGTTGATGCTCCGACAATGGAGAGGTTCCTCGAAGACCTGGCAAAGGAGAAACCGATCAGATTCACAGTCCAAGAACTGTGTACCTTCACTTCCAATTACTCCACAAGGTTGGGTTCTGGAGGCTTTGGCATTGTCTATAAAGGACAGTTGCCAAATAGGGTTAAAATTGCAGTAAAAGTCCTCAATAGGAACTCAGTTGGAAGAGCTGAGGAGCAATTCATGGCTGAGGTGACCACCATTGGAAGAACTTACCATAGAAATCTGGTCAGGCTTTATGGTTTTTGCTTTGATGAATTCACGAGTGCACTAGTTTATGAGTACATGGAGAACGGATCATTGGACAAGTACCTGTTCAATGATACGCAAGCAATTGAAGAGTGGGAAAAGCTACGTGAAATTGCAATCGGAACAGCAAAAGGCATCGCCTACCTGCACGAAGAGTGCCAGCAGCGCATCATTCACTATGATATAAAGCCTGGAAATGTCCTCCTAGACAAAAAGTTTACCCCCAAGGTCGCTGATTTTGGGCTGGCAATGCTTTGCGACATAGATAGTACCCATGTATCTGTGTCTGGGTATCGAGGGACTCGCGGCTACTCAGCACCGGAATTTGAGCTCAGGAACTTCCGCATAACGCATAAATGCGATGTCTACAGCTTTGGGATGCTGTTATTCGAGATAATAGGGAGGAGGAGGAATGCCCGAAGAGGTTCCACGGACAGCTTGGATTGGTTTCCAAAACAAGTGTGGGAAGAGTACGAGAAAGGAAAGTTGGCTGCAATGTTGTCGGGGTGTTGGAATGAGGAGAAGGATAGGGAGCAAGTGGAGAAGGCGGCTATGGTGGCTCTGTGGTGCGTTCAGGGCTCTCCTGATGACAGGCCGTCGATGAGCGAGGTGGTGAAAATGCTGGAAGGCGGAGTGGAGGTGATGCCACCTTCGAAGCCATTCCATTACTGGTTATCTATTTCCGTGACTAGGCCTGATGCACGCACCCTCTAA
- the LOC127791383 gene encoding rust resistance kinase Lr10-like isoform X3 — translation MSIIVLVPVIAGISVICCFCAKRVRRAIVSDLRAAIAQPAPGSVVQAPGHVVHSELRATVAQPASGSMVQAPGHVVHSELRAAVAQPAPGNYVVQAPGHVVHVWEVDAPTMERFLEDLAKEKPIRFTVQELCTFTSNYSTRLGSGGFGIVYKGQLPNRVKIAVKVLNRNSVGRAEEQFMAEVTTIGRTYHRNLVRLYGFCFDEFTSALVYEYMENGSLDKYLFNDTQAIEEWEKLREIAIGTAKGIAYLHEECQQRIIHYDIKPGNVLLDKKFTPKVADFGLAMLCDIDSTHVSVSGYRGTRGYSAPEFELRNFRITHKCDVYSFGMLLFEIIGRRRNARRGSTDSLDWFPKQVWEEYEKGKLAAMLSGCWNEEKDREQVEKAAMVALWCVQGSPDDRPSMSEVVKMLEGGVEVMPPSKPFHYWLSISVTRPDARTL, via the exons ATG TCCATCATAGTGTTAGTGCCAGTAATTGCAGGCATTAGCGTGATCTGTTGTTTTTGTGCCAAGAGAGTAAGAAGAGCCATTGTTTCAGATCTGAGAGCAGCTATTGCTCAGCCAGCCCCGGGTTCTGTGGTTCAAGCCCCAGGTCATGTGGTTCATTCAGAACTGAGAGCAACTGTTGCTCAGCCAGCCTCGGGTTCTATGGTTCAAGCCCCAGGTCATGTGGTTCATTCAGAACTGAGAGCAGCTGTTGCTCAGCCAGCCCCGGGTAATTATGTGGTTCAAGCCCCAGGTCACGTGGTTCATGTGTGGGAAGTTGATGCTCCGACAATGGAGAGGTTCCTCGAAGACCTGGCAAAGGAGAAACCGATCAGATTCACAGTCCAAGAACTGTGTACCTTCACTTCCAATTACTCCACAAGGTTGGGTTCTGGAGGCTTTGGCATTGTCTATAAAGGACAGTTGCCAAATAGGGTTAAAATTGCAGTAAAAGTCCTCAATAGGAACTCAGTTGGAAGAGCTGAGGAGCAATTCATGGCTGAGGTGACCACCATTGGAAGAACTTACCATAGAAATCTGGTCAGGCTTTATGGTTTTTGCTTTGATGAATTCACGAGTGCACTAGTTTATGAGTACATGGAGAACGGATCATTGGACAAGTACCTGTTCAATGATACGCAAGCAATTGAAGAGTGGGAAAAGCTACGTGAAATTGCAATCGGAACAGCAAAAGGCATCGCCTACCTGCACGAAGAGTGCCAGCAGCGCATCATTCACTATGATATAAAGCCTGGAAATGTCCTCCTAGACAAAAAGTTTACCCCCAAGGTCGCTGATTTTGGGCTGGCAATGCTTTGCGACATAGATAGTACCCATGTATCTGTGTCTGGGTATCGAGGGACTCGCGGCTACTCAGCACCGGAATTTGAGCTCAGGAACTTCCGCATAACGCATAAATGCGATGTCTACAGCTTTGGGATGCTGTTATTCGAGATAATAGGGAGGAGGAGGAATGCCCGAAGAGGTTCCACGGACAGCTTGGATTGGTTTCCAAAACAAGTGTGGGAAGAGTACGAGAAAGGAAAGTTGGCTGCAATGTTGTCGGGGTGTTGGAATGAGGAGAAGGATAGGGAGCAAGTGGAGAAGGCGGCTATGGTGGCTCTGTGGTGCGTTCAGGGCTCTCCTGATGACAGGCCGTCGATGAGCGAGGTGGTGAAAATGCTGGAAGGCGGAGTGGAGGTGATGCCACCTTCGAAGCCATTCCATTACTGGTTATCTATTTCCGTGACTAGGCCTGATGCACGCACCCTCTAA
- the LOC127791383 gene encoding rust resistance kinase Lr10-like isoform X1 yields MFFDVVPESIIVLVPVIAGISVICCFCAKRVRRAIVSDLRAAIAQPAPGSVVQAPGHVVHSELRATVAQPASGSMVQAPGHVVHSELRAAVAQPAPGNYVVQAPGHVVHVWEVDAPTMERFLEDLAKEKPIRFTVQELCTFTSNYSTRLGSGGFGIVYKGQLPNRVKIAVKVLNRNSVGRAEEQFMAEVTTIGRTYHRNLVRLYGFCFDEFTSALVYEYMENGSLDKYLFNDTQAIEEWEKLREIAIGTAKGIAYLHEECQQRIIHYDIKPGNVLLDKKFTPKVADFGLAMLCDIDSTHVSVSGYRGTRGYSAPEFELRNFRITHKCDVYSFGMLLFEIIGRRRNARRGSTDSLDWFPKQVWEEYEKGKLAAMLSGCWNEEKDREQVEKAAMVALWCVQGSPDDRPSMSEVVKMLEGGVEVMPPSKPFHYWLSISVTRPDARTL; encoded by the coding sequence atgttttttgaTGTGGTACCGGAGTCCATCATAGTGTTAGTGCCAGTAATTGCAGGCATTAGCGTGATCTGTTGTTTTTGTGCCAAGAGAGTAAGAAGAGCCATTGTTTCAGATCTGAGAGCAGCTATTGCTCAGCCAGCCCCGGGTTCTGTGGTTCAAGCCCCAGGTCATGTGGTTCATTCAGAACTGAGAGCAACTGTTGCTCAGCCAGCCTCGGGTTCTATGGTTCAAGCCCCAGGTCATGTGGTTCATTCAGAACTGAGAGCAGCTGTTGCTCAGCCAGCCCCGGGTAATTATGTGGTTCAAGCCCCAGGTCACGTGGTTCATGTGTGGGAAGTTGATGCTCCGACAATGGAGAGGTTCCTCGAAGACCTGGCAAAGGAGAAACCGATCAGATTCACAGTCCAAGAACTGTGTACCTTCACTTCCAATTACTCCACAAGGTTGGGTTCTGGAGGCTTTGGCATTGTCTATAAAGGACAGTTGCCAAATAGGGTTAAAATTGCAGTAAAAGTCCTCAATAGGAACTCAGTTGGAAGAGCTGAGGAGCAATTCATGGCTGAGGTGACCACCATTGGAAGAACTTACCATAGAAATCTGGTCAGGCTTTATGGTTTTTGCTTTGATGAATTCACGAGTGCACTAGTTTATGAGTACATGGAGAACGGATCATTGGACAAGTACCTGTTCAATGATACGCAAGCAATTGAAGAGTGGGAAAAGCTACGTGAAATTGCAATCGGAACAGCAAAAGGCATCGCCTACCTGCACGAAGAGTGCCAGCAGCGCATCATTCACTATGATATAAAGCCTGGAAATGTCCTCCTAGACAAAAAGTTTACCCCCAAGGTCGCTGATTTTGGGCTGGCAATGCTTTGCGACATAGATAGTACCCATGTATCTGTGTCTGGGTATCGAGGGACTCGCGGCTACTCAGCACCGGAATTTGAGCTCAGGAACTTCCGCATAACGCATAAATGCGATGTCTACAGCTTTGGGATGCTGTTATTCGAGATAATAGGGAGGAGGAGGAATGCCCGAAGAGGTTCCACGGACAGCTTGGATTGGTTTCCAAAACAAGTGTGGGAAGAGTACGAGAAAGGAAAGTTGGCTGCAATGTTGTCGGGGTGTTGGAATGAGGAGAAGGATAGGGAGCAAGTGGAGAAGGCGGCTATGGTGGCTCTGTGGTGCGTTCAGGGCTCTCCTGATGACAGGCCGTCGATGAGCGAGGTGGTGAAAATGCTGGAAGGCGGAGTGGAGGTGATGCCACCTTCGAAGCCATTCCATTACTGGTTATCTATTTCCGTGACTAGGCCTGATGCACGCACCCTCTAA
- the LOC127791383 gene encoding rust resistance kinase Lr10-like isoform X7 has product MVQAPGHVVHSELRAAVAQPAPGNYVVQAPGHVVHVWEVDAPTMERFLEDLAKEKPIRFTVQELCTFTSNYSTRLGSGGFGIVYKGQLPNRVKIAVKVLNRNSVGRAEEQFMAEVTTIGRTYHRNLVRLYGFCFDEFTSALVYEYMENGSLDKYLFNDTQAIEEWEKLREIAIGTAKGIAYLHEECQQRIIHYDIKPGNVLLDKKFTPKVADFGLAMLCDIDSTHVSVSGYRGTRGYSAPEFELRNFRITHKCDVYSFGMLLFEIIGRRRNARRGSTDSLDWFPKQVWEEYEKGKLAAMLSGCWNEEKDREQVEKAAMVALWCVQGSPDDRPSMSEVVKMLEGGVEVMPPSKPFHYWLSISVTRPDARTL; this is encoded by the coding sequence ATGGTTCAAGCCCCAGGTCATGTGGTTCATTCAGAACTGAGAGCAGCTGTTGCTCAGCCAGCCCCGGGTAATTATGTGGTTCAAGCCCCAGGTCACGTGGTTCATGTGTGGGAAGTTGATGCTCCGACAATGGAGAGGTTCCTCGAAGACCTGGCAAAGGAGAAACCGATCAGATTCACAGTCCAAGAACTGTGTACCTTCACTTCCAATTACTCCACAAGGTTGGGTTCTGGAGGCTTTGGCATTGTCTATAAAGGACAGTTGCCAAATAGGGTTAAAATTGCAGTAAAAGTCCTCAATAGGAACTCAGTTGGAAGAGCTGAGGAGCAATTCATGGCTGAGGTGACCACCATTGGAAGAACTTACCATAGAAATCTGGTCAGGCTTTATGGTTTTTGCTTTGATGAATTCACGAGTGCACTAGTTTATGAGTACATGGAGAACGGATCATTGGACAAGTACCTGTTCAATGATACGCAAGCAATTGAAGAGTGGGAAAAGCTACGTGAAATTGCAATCGGAACAGCAAAAGGCATCGCCTACCTGCACGAAGAGTGCCAGCAGCGCATCATTCACTATGATATAAAGCCTGGAAATGTCCTCCTAGACAAAAAGTTTACCCCCAAGGTCGCTGATTTTGGGCTGGCAATGCTTTGCGACATAGATAGTACCCATGTATCTGTGTCTGGGTATCGAGGGACTCGCGGCTACTCAGCACCGGAATTTGAGCTCAGGAACTTCCGCATAACGCATAAATGCGATGTCTACAGCTTTGGGATGCTGTTATTCGAGATAATAGGGAGGAGGAGGAATGCCCGAAGAGGTTCCACGGACAGCTTGGATTGGTTTCCAAAACAAGTGTGGGAAGAGTACGAGAAAGGAAAGTTGGCTGCAATGTTGTCGGGGTGTTGGAATGAGGAGAAGGATAGGGAGCAAGTGGAGAAGGCGGCTATGGTGGCTCTGTGGTGCGTTCAGGGCTCTCCTGATGACAGGCCGTCGATGAGCGAGGTGGTGAAAATGCTGGAAGGCGGAGTGGAGGTGATGCCACCTTCGAAGCCATTCCATTACTGGTTATCTATTTCCGTGACTAGGCCTGATGCACGCACCCTCTAA